The Silene latifolia isolate original U9 population chromosome X, ASM4854445v1, whole genome shotgun sequence genome contains the following window.
ATGAGATTGTCGTCTTGGAACCGACATTCTTTTGATAAGATTGAATCCTAGCATTATTCAACCTAATCACAGCTTCATGACTATCAATCAATCCACCATACTCCTTGCTCAACAAAATCCCGCTATTTCCAACCACAGCACAAGAAGAATACCTCCTCTTCGCACCCTCCACAACCCCATTATGCCTATCAATCGGAACCTTCACTTGATCCACCAATTCCTCCATAACATCAAGTCGAAACCTCTTTTGCCTCGACCAATCCCTCAAAGACCTCCTAAACTCCCTCCAAACCCTACCAAACTCTGGTGACCGTACATTCACCGACATCCCCCTAGACGTCCTGGCTCGAATATCCCCACTACTAAAGAATCTACGCCATGTGGCAGAAGTCCTCAGCCGGGCAGAATTACCGAAATTACCCTCCAACAATTGCTCAATTTCCTTCTTCATTTTACCCTCACCCACCTCAACTTCAGCTAATTTCAACAATGTGGAATTAAACAATGGAAAATCCACAGGAGGGTCCATATCAGACCCATGTGCGAATTTAATACCGCCATCTCCATCACCATATATGGATCCAAACCCGTTTCTAACCGCAACCCGACAACCAAATGTTGCAGCAAACACAATCAGCAATAACACACTAAACAGTGGTCTAACCGACCTTTTCATTGATGCTGATGATGAAAAGGCGGTGGACCGCTGTATAATATATGCTATAGTTTTAGGAGATTCATTTGTATAAATTGTGTATATGGGTTTTGAATCATAATCTTCATCTTTACTTACTAACATTCAAATAATCACAAGCTAATAATCActtaaaactaataaaaatatcaCAAATACTATATTAGGGTTAAACCGTTTTACACAAAGATTGAAACTTTAGCTCGGATTACAACTAAAAGAACAGATTTAGACAATATTATGCATCAAAATGAAGTAAAGTTCCAAACTTTCTAGAAAAAAAAGCTAAgctaattaacaataacaattatAAATTACTCAAAAACTTATAAAATGTTGCAAAGATTGAAACTTTAGCTCAAATTAAAACTACCAACATAGATTTAAACAATATTATGCATTAAAACCAAGTAAAGTTTCAATCATTGAAGAGAAATGTAACATACAGAGATAATTAAGCAAAGTTGCAAAGCTATTTCTTGTAATCTcaagggattttttttttttatgatgtaTAGTTGAGTGAAGAGATTCTAATCAAAGAGTGAGAGATACAATAATGGAGTTCTTTAATAATCTTTATATATATGAATTATTAAAGATTAAAGATGCATAGATAGATAGATAAAACCTtcctaactttttttttttcatttatttaaatggggttattattattataatttataattataaaTTGAATATTCAATGCCTACTTCTTGACAAGTTTGTCATAATGGCAATTACTTTTGATAGGGAGGTCATTGAAAATGTGTTTTTTTTGTGGATAGAGTGAttattgaatatttcggtttgcTTTCTAATCCAATATTTTTTGTTACTTTGGTCCCAATTTGTTTGCATAATCCTGGTTATTGGTAAGGTTGTCTTAAGTTAAGAACGTtcataattttcttttatttaaattttatttgaGTTTGTCTTAACTTAGAACAGACTTACTAAGAATTTGCGTTGATATTTGATAATgaagtttgtttgtttgtcattTAACTGTTATTACTAGGGAGGGCATATTATACTGCTATTAGTGAAAGATTCTCTAATTTCTTGTGTTGTATGGGAATTTTACGTTATAATATTCGATCACTTTAAATTTCAGTATTTTATAAGTTTAAAATTCATCTTGTAGAAACGGTGAGTTTGTGGTACCTGCTTATTGAATTTGAAGAAAGagaattaacaaattaacaattgttgcgttttgtaataaaacatttttcaccataCTTTATATAATAGTTATACTTTTTCTGTAAGTTTTGAAATGTCCTAATGCGATTTATTCTTTGTTCAACTTTGAAAAACTCAAGCTTTTTCCCAATTAGAGTTTCAAACTTACAACCATATAGAAGAATATTGACTAATATTGTTTACTTAATAtacattttatttttggtacaaagaGAGTCGCAATGGCGATTATGATGCTGACGGGAGTTAAACCCAGATTATAAATATCACATGTACTGTAATAACTTTACCGATTAAGTTAGTGACATGCTATCGACTATTGAGCATGTATATTGCCACTTTGTGTATCTGGGGAAGCTAATATCTGGACAGTTTAAGATTGAGCTTTGAAAATTCTTATACAGCAGCCCTAAAAAGAATTTTTCATAgcataatactccgtattacagTATTTATCTTGGTCAACGTTGTAAATGGGAACAAAACTGGCATTATTTGATGTCCcaattttaaggaatttgaaCCACTCTCTTGAAGTCTTGGATGGATTCACCATGAGAATCTATATGGTCCACACTACAATTTCACGTGGCAAAGACACAAGAATCTTAGGGTTagaaggatgggtatagttcggTTTGGATCGGGTTGATCTTGAATTAACTTTAGTTAAATTATACTTGGATCATCGATTCAAATTCAAACCAGTTTGCAACCGAAACTCAAGAATGTATTTCATGTCCAATGTTGATCTTTTCCACTTGCATCCTCCTTTGTCTCATCTAATGTATTAAATCCGTTTAAAATTTAAGGCGGATATTGCCGCCTTATGTGACACTCTTTAAGTCTGTGCTGCTATATAATTATGCAGATTCGTTTTGTGATTTGTGAAGGAGAAGTATGATTAAAGAATGTTGATGATTGTCTTGACTACTCCAATACTATTAGTCAGCTTTGCTCCACGAAAGCAGCCACGCGTGGCTCACATGCCATTCTGAATTCCACATTGGCAACTCATCACTACTTTAGGGCCACCTCGTTTCATCGTCCAATCACGTTCTAGAAAAACAAATCTCAATATCGTATTCACCTAGAAGAAAAACAATTACCCAAAAGAAAAAACTAAAATCCCGAAACTACGTCTATATCCCCTTTGTCCTGGCGTATTTACGTTTACTTCTTCTGTTGCACATGACTTTTATGAGAGCTTCTTGATAAAAAAAACTACAATGTAAAAGCATCTTGTATAATGAAATGTTAAAAACTCACGGAGACACAAATGGATACGTAAATAATTGACGGAGACCTTAGTCCgaagatattaaaaaaaatatatgaaaattACTAATGTCACTCGTGATTGTGAGACGGGTAGATAGTAACATGCCTTTAAACTTAGCTTGTATTGTTGTGGCATTAACAAAAGGTGTAGTGGCATTATCATTCCACTATAATAACAAAGCAAAAAAATTATGAGTCACTTACCATGAAGTGGTTGCCCAAATCTCAATCACCATTTTTAAACTATTCTACTTTGGTTATAAGAACTATGGGACAATCACAAATTATtgtttaaaacgggtcaaatataaaTACTCCTACAAATCATATGCTTTAGCAAatatttaaaataacaaaaataaaaaataaaagtggGGGCTATTTTCTCCCAACTTGCAAGGTACTTTCTATAGACTAAGCAATTTGGTGTTTGGAAAGGTACATGAAGCAATGAATACATATGGGGAAGGGTTTATGTGGTTAGACCACCCGCAGCCATGAGATTATTGTAATTGCAATTATATATGCGTTACAACGGAGAGACACCTTATTCCGCCTTACTTTTCAACATTCCTTTAGTAGCGGCCAAAGAAATGAGTTGATACGAAACCACTCTTAAGTG
Protein-coding sequences here:
- the LOC141622823 gene encoding beta-1,6-galactosyltransferase GALT29A-like, encoding MLVSKDEDYDSKPIYTIYTNESPKTIAYIIQRSTAFSSSASMKRSVRPLFSVLLLIVFAATFGCRVAVRNGFGSIYGDGDGGIKFAHGSDMDPPVDFPLFNSTLLKLAEVEVGEGKMKKEIEQLLEGNFGNSARLRTSATWRRFFSSGDIRARTSRGMSVNVRSPEFGRVWREFRRSLRDWSRQKRFRLDVMEELVDQVKVPIDRHNGVVEGAKRRYSSCAVVGNSGILLSKEYGGLIDSHEAVIRLNNARIQSYQKNVGSKTTISFVNSNILHLCARRGDCFCHPYGANVPIVMYMCQPAQFLDYVVCNASHKSPLIVTNPSFDVLCSRLVKYYSLKRFAAGPNKTFEHWNSAHDGSMFHYSSGMQAVTMALGICDQVSLFGFGKSTSTKHHYHTNQKQELSLHDYQAEYDFYDDLLKKPHAVPFFPEKFKFPPLVMHR